In one Pseudomonas sp. MM211 genomic region, the following are encoded:
- the gmd gene encoding GDP-mannose 4,6-dehydratase produces MEQKKALITGITGQDGSYLAEFLLEKGYQVHGIKRRASSFNTQRVDHIYQDPHVDNQNFILHYGDLNDSSNLTRIIQEVQPDEVYNLGAQSHVAVSFEAPEYTADVDAMGTLRILEAIRLLGLEKKTRFYQASTSELYGLVQETPQKETTPFYPRSPYAVAKLYAYWITVNYREAYGMYACNGILFNHESPRRGETFVTRKITRGMANIAQGHEPCLYMGNIDSLRDWGHAKDYVRMQWMMLQQDQPDDFVIATGVQYSVREFITWSAAELGVHLRFEGTGVDEQGIVERIEGNNAPALKVGDVVVKIDPRYFRPAEVETLLGDPTKAKTKLGWTPEITVQEMCAEMVREDLKVAKRHALLREHGHDLPVSVEN; encoded by the coding sequence ATGGAACAGAAAAAAGCGCTCATCACTGGTATCACGGGTCAAGACGGCTCCTACCTGGCCGAGTTTCTGCTCGAAAAGGGTTACCAAGTGCATGGCATCAAGCGTCGTGCCTCGTCGTTCAACACCCAGCGCGTGGATCACATCTATCAGGATCCGCACGTCGACAACCAGAACTTCATCCTGCACTACGGCGATCTCAACGACTCGTCCAACCTGACCCGCATCATTCAGGAAGTGCAGCCTGACGAGGTCTACAACCTCGGCGCGCAATCCCACGTTGCGGTGAGCTTCGAAGCACCGGAATACACCGCCGACGTCGACGCCATGGGTACCCTGCGCATCCTCGAAGCCATCCGCCTGCTGGGCCTGGAAAAGAAGACCCGCTTCTATCAGGCCTCGACCTCCGAGCTCTACGGCCTGGTGCAGGAAACCCCGCAGAAGGAAACCACGCCCTTCTATCCGCGCTCGCCCTATGCGGTCGCCAAGCTGTACGCCTACTGGATCACCGTCAACTACCGCGAAGCCTATGGCATGTACGCGTGCAACGGCATCCTCTTCAACCACGAGTCGCCACGTCGCGGCGAGACCTTCGTGACCCGCAAGATCACCCGCGGCATGGCCAACATCGCCCAGGGTCACGAGCCTTGCCTGTACATGGGCAACATCGATTCGCTGCGTGACTGGGGCCATGCCAAGGACTACGTCCGCATGCAGTGGATGATGCTGCAACAGGATCAGCCAGACGACTTCGTGATCGCCACCGGCGTGCAGTACTCGGTACGTGAATTCATCACCTGGTCTGCCGCTGAGCTGGGCGTGCACCTGCGCTTCGAAGGCACTGGCGTGGACGAGCAAGGCATCGTCGAGCGCATCGAGGGCAACAATGCGCCAGCTCTGAAGGTCGGTGACGTGGTCGTGAAAATCGATCCACGCTACTTCCGCCCTGCCGAGGTGGAAACCCTGCTGGGTGACCCCACCAAGGCCAAGACCAAGCTGGGCTGGACGCCGGAAATCACCGTACAGGAAATGTGCGCCGAGATGGTTCGTGAAGACCTCAAGGTCGCCAAGCGCCACGCGCTGCTGCGTGAGCACGGCCACGATCTGCCGGTATCCGTGGAGAACTGA
- a CDS encoding glycosyltransferase family 2 protein encodes MTAQLPTIVVIGYNRPKSLSRLLGSLIKARYPEGEVRLVISLDNSGNPQPRQVAEAFDWPHGEKRIIAHPERLGLRQHVLSCGDLTEQYGDVIILEDDLFVSPFFYEYTWRALQAYADDAGVAGISLYSVQFNQTANLPFTPIDDGDSAVHFIQMAASWGQAWSRQHWQGFRQWLESHGTDISHIDGIPADIRGWPESSWLKLFTAYIISRDLYFVYPFRSLSTNFGDPGQHFNIASSRFQVPIQQQPIDYQFAKREDSVSVYDAFCELLPACVKRQNPVLEPYDFTVNLYGCKTCKKGLQLTRTEARGLHNFSLSMKPMELSILHNIEGEGLALIDSADIDGASLSRPKTEYDIYRFFYKFPSVRIILFGVMERLQLLLKRTS; translated from the coding sequence ATGACCGCACAATTGCCCACCATCGTCGTCATCGGCTACAACCGGCCGAAGAGCCTCAGCCGCCTGCTCGGCTCACTGATCAAGGCTCGCTACCCCGAAGGCGAGGTTCGCCTGGTAATCAGCCTGGACAACTCCGGCAACCCGCAGCCACGCCAGGTCGCCGAAGCCTTCGACTGGCCGCACGGCGAGAAACGCATCATCGCTCACCCCGAGCGCCTCGGCCTGCGCCAGCACGTACTGAGCTGTGGCGACCTGACCGAACAGTACGGCGACGTGATCATTCTCGAAGACGATCTGTTCGTCTCACCGTTCTTCTACGAGTACACATGGCGGGCACTGCAGGCCTATGCCGACGATGCAGGCGTGGCCGGTATCAGCCTGTACAGCGTGCAGTTCAACCAGACCGCCAACCTGCCCTTCACGCCCATCGATGACGGCGACTCGGCCGTGCATTTCATTCAGATGGCCGCGTCGTGGGGGCAAGCCTGGTCGCGGCAGCATTGGCAAGGATTCCGTCAGTGGCTGGAAAGCCACGGTACCGACATCAGCCACATCGACGGCATACCCGCGGATATCCGCGGCTGGCCGGAGTCCTCGTGGCTAAAGCTGTTCACTGCCTACATCATTTCCCGGGATCTGTACTTCGTGTACCCGTTCCGTTCGCTGAGCACCAACTTCGGCGATCCGGGTCAGCACTTCAACATCGCCTCGTCGCGCTTCCAGGTACCGATCCAGCAACAGCCGATCGACTACCAGTTCGCAAAACGCGAAGACAGCGTGTCGGTCTACGACGCCTTCTGCGAGCTGCTGCCAGCCTGCGTAAAACGCCAGAATCCAGTGCTCGAGCCCTACGATTTCACGGTCAACCTGTATGGCTGCAAGACCTGCAAAAAAGGCCTGCAACTGACCCGAACAGAAGCCCGTGGCCTGCACAATTTCAGCCTTTCCATGAAGCCCATGGAACTGAGCATCCTGCATAACATCGAAGGTGAGGGCCTAGCCCTGATCGACTCGGCCGATATAGACGGCGCCAGCCTGTCGCGGCCCAAAACGGAGTACGACATCTACCGTTTCTTTTACAAGTTTCCGTCGGTACGGATCATTCTTTTTGGCGTTATGGAACGCCTCCAGTTGCTGCTCAAGCGTACGTCCTAA
- a CDS encoding lipopolysaccharide biosynthesis protein has translation MDVIEPKATVPTALWTRLGVSGRAALRSPVLRNIATVASGTAGAQVITLALMPVITRIYGPETYGVLGVFMSLAFMLIPVAALTYPVAIVLPRRDADARGLIRLSLLVACAFSVLVAAVIALFGEKLASLTGVTQIAPFLMLLPLVLLAGAALEVTQQWLIRQQRYRLTAGVAVQQAIAHNGLRIAVGLLHASPTALLLSTAVGPVLHTLMLNWGLRRSPSVNTQEAATGAQLSTRELALQYHDFPLYRAPQMLINAVSQNLPTLVLAVFFGPVAAGFFALCKQALNVPTQLIGKSVADVYYPRISAAVHNHEPITAMLAKATAALALAGLLPFALVFCFGPQLFALVFGEQWAVAGEYARWLALAEYMIFVSRPCTVAVPALALQGRFLIFEVLSTVLRIAALMAGALFLEQAEQTVMAFTAASILIYLSLIASVLLAARNWHGKADRQTRRDRP, from the coding sequence ATGGACGTCATCGAACCCAAAGCCACGGTTCCCACCGCCCTCTGGACACGCCTCGGCGTGTCCGGCAGAGCGGCGTTGCGCAGCCCCGTGCTGCGCAATATCGCGACCGTTGCTTCGGGTACGGCTGGCGCCCAGGTCATCACCCTTGCCCTGATGCCGGTCATCACCCGGATCTACGGGCCAGAGACCTACGGGGTACTCGGGGTATTCATGAGCCTGGCGTTCATGCTCATCCCGGTCGCTGCCCTCACCTATCCAGTCGCCATCGTGCTTCCGAGGCGCGATGCCGATGCCCGCGGTCTGATCCGCCTGTCCCTGCTCGTCGCCTGCGCCTTCTCGGTGCTCGTGGCAGCCGTCATCGCCCTGTTCGGCGAGAAGCTGGCCAGCCTGACAGGCGTCACTCAGATCGCCCCTTTTCTGATGCTGCTGCCCCTGGTGCTGCTCGCCGGCGCAGCGCTCGAAGTCACTCAGCAATGGCTGATTCGCCAACAACGCTATCGCCTTACCGCTGGTGTGGCCGTACAGCAGGCCATCGCCCATAACGGCCTGCGTATCGCTGTCGGCCTACTGCATGCCAGCCCTACGGCTCTGCTGCTGAGCACCGCAGTCGGCCCCGTGCTGCACACCCTGATGCTCAATTGGGGCCTGCGTCGCAGCCCAAGCGTGAATACCCAGGAAGCGGCCACAGGAGCACAGCTGAGTACCCGTGAACTGGCCCTCCAGTACCACGACTTCCCGCTGTATCGCGCGCCACAGATGCTCATCAACGCGGTATCACAGAACCTGCCAACGCTCGTGTTGGCGGTGTTCTTCGGCCCGGTGGCGGCTGGTTTCTTCGCCTTGTGCAAACAGGCCCTGAACGTGCCGACTCAATTGATCGGCAAATCCGTGGCTGATGTCTATTACCCACGCATCAGCGCTGCGGTGCATAACCACGAACCAATCACCGCCATGTTAGCCAAAGCTACGGCAGCGCTGGCATTGGCCGGCCTGCTGCCTTTCGCGCTGGTGTTCTGCTTTGGCCCGCAGCTATTCGCCCTGGTGTTCGGCGAGCAATGGGCGGTAGCCGGTGAATACGCGCGCTGGCTAGCCCTGGCCGAGTACATGATTTTCGTAAGCCGCCCCTGCACGGTCGCCGTTCCGGCACTCGCACTACAGGGTCGCTTCCTGATCTTCGAGGTGCTCAGCACCGTATTGCGCATCGCTGCCCTGATGGCCGGCGCCCTGTTCCTGGAGCAGGCCGAGCAGACCGTCATGGCCTTTACCGCGGCCAGCATCCTGATCTACCTGAGCCTGATCGCCAGCGTGCTGCTCGCCGCACGCAACTGGCACGGCAAGGCCGATCGGCAGACGCGCCGCGATCGCCCCTAA
- a CDS encoding UDP-glucose dehydrogenase family protein translates to MNITVVGTGYVGLVTGACIAEMGNTVVCVDVDPKKIENLKRGVLPIYEPGLETVVEENFEAGRLQFTTALPEAMEQSDIIFIAVGTPPGEDGSADLRYVVEVARQIGSLMTRHTTVINKSTVPVGTADLVRAEILEQLELRGKDISFDVVSNPEFLKEGAAVDDFMHPDRIIIGTDSERARKAMSELYAPFIRNNPRIKFMGVRDAEMTKYAANAMLATKISFMNEIAGLCERLDVDIENVRLGIGSDQRIGYHFIYAGCGYGGSCFPKDVKALISIAHQNDFEPKVLQAVEARNEQQKQSLFNKLAAHFEGDLKGRTFAVWGLAFKPGTDDMREAPSVVLINSLINAGAKVKAFDPVASETAAREFPEHWFSEGRLQIVDGQYEAAIDADALVLVTEWKPFRRPDFKALKKLLKQPVIIDGRNQYDLTQVDREGFDYYGIGRKQVNG, encoded by the coding sequence ATGAATATCACTGTCGTTGGAACCGGCTACGTCGGCCTCGTCACCGGCGCCTGTATCGCCGAGATGGGCAACACGGTTGTCTGCGTGGATGTCGATCCGAAGAAGATCGAAAACCTCAAGCGCGGTGTGCTGCCGATCTACGAGCCGGGTCTGGAGACCGTCGTGGAAGAGAACTTCGAGGCCGGTCGTCTGCAGTTCACCACTGCCCTGCCGGAAGCGATGGAGCAGTCGGACATCATCTTCATCGCCGTCGGCACGCCGCCCGGTGAAGACGGCTCCGCCGATCTGCGTTACGTGGTGGAAGTGGCACGCCAGATCGGCAGCCTGATGACTCGCCACACCACCGTGATCAACAAATCCACGGTACCGGTTGGCACCGCCGACCTGGTTCGCGCCGAGATCCTCGAGCAGTTGGAACTGCGCGGCAAGGACATCAGTTTCGACGTGGTTTCCAACCCGGAATTCCTCAAGGAAGGTGCTGCAGTCGACGACTTCATGCACCCGGATCGGATCATCATCGGCACAGACAGCGAGCGTGCTCGCAAGGCCATGAGCGAGCTCTACGCCCCGTTCATCCGCAACAACCCGCGCATCAAGTTCATGGGCGTGCGTGATGCGGAAATGACCAAGTACGCCGCCAACGCCATGCTGGCCACCAAGATCTCGTTCATGAACGAGATCGCCGGGCTCTGTGAGCGTTTGGACGTGGACATCGAAAACGTGCGCCTGGGCATCGGCTCGGATCAGCGTATCGGCTACCACTTCATTTACGCCGGCTGCGGCTATGGCGGCTCGTGCTTCCCGAAAGACGTCAAGGCACTGATCAGCATCGCGCACCAGAACGACTTCGAGCCCAAGGTTCTGCAAGCCGTCGAGGCGCGCAACGAGCAGCAGAAGCAATCGCTGTTCAACAAGCTGGCCGCGCACTTCGAGGGTGACCTCAAAGGCCGTACCTTCGCCGTCTGGGGCCTGGCGTTCAAGCCGGGTACCGACGACATGCGTGAAGCGCCGAGCGTGGTGCTGATCAACAGCCTGATCAACGCCGGTGCCAAGGTCAAAGCATTCGACCCGGTTGCTAGTGAAACCGCCGCACGCGAGTTCCCCGAGCACTGGTTCAGCGAAGGTCGCCTGCAGATCGTCGACGGCCAGTACGAAGCGGCTATCGATGCCGACGCACTGGTTCTGGTCACCGAGTGGAAGCCATTCCGCCGCCCGGACTTCAAGGCCCTGAAAAAGCTCCTCAAGCAGCCGGTGATCATCGACGGCCGCAACCAGTACGACCTCACCCAGGTGGATCGCGAGGGCTTCGATTATTACGGCATTGGCCGTAAGCAAGTGAACGGCTGA
- a CDS encoding tyrosine-protein phosphatase codes for MIDLHNHLLPGIDDGPADLPTALEMARMAVANGISHIVCTPHIHAGRYDNDSDSIRAACNSFNEALQEAGIDLKVGAAAEVRFSGELMTRVMDGSIPFLGQWEGKKALLLEFPHGEMPFGAERLTQWLLENGVVPIIAHPERNKVLMHTPSKLKPFIEQGCLLQVTAASAAGRFGERAMHLAHELLRHRVVSIMATDAHNLDHRPPQLQEGLLQAARILGEREAERLVIDTPWRIAHQHFA; via the coding sequence ATGATCGATCTGCATAACCACTTGCTGCCGGGCATCGACGACGGCCCGGCAGACCTGCCAACCGCGCTGGAAATGGCCCGCATGGCCGTAGCCAACGGCATCAGCCATATCGTTTGCACGCCGCATATCCATGCCGGCCGCTACGACAACGACAGTGACAGCATTCGCGCAGCCTGCAACAGCTTCAACGAGGCGCTGCAGGAAGCGGGTATCGACCTCAAGGTCGGCGCGGCCGCAGAGGTTCGTTTCTCTGGCGAGCTGATGACCCGCGTGATGGACGGCAGCATTCCGTTCCTCGGCCAGTGGGAAGGCAAGAAGGCGCTGCTGCTGGAGTTTCCCCACGGGGAAATGCCCTTCGGTGCCGAGCGGCTGACCCAGTGGCTGTTGGAAAACGGCGTGGTACCGATCATCGCGCACCCGGAACGCAACAAGGTGCTGATGCACACGCCGAGCAAGCTCAAGCCTTTTATCGAGCAAGGTTGTCTGCTGCAAGTGACCGCCGCATCTGCCGCTGGTCGCTTTGGTGAACGCGCAATGCACCTGGCTCACGAACTGCTGAGACATCGCGTGGTCAGCATTATGGCGACTGATGCTCACAACCTTGATCACCGCCCCCCCCAATTACAAGAAGGTCTCCTGCAAGCCGCCCGGATCCTGGGCGAGAGAGAGGCCGAACGTCTGGTCATCGACACGCCCTGGCGCATCGCACACCAGCATTTCGCTTAG
- a CDS encoding GumC family protein, which yields MNSPARTIRQWQPSPSEADSDYIDLRRIWNAIWMRKWAIALFVVVITLVTAFAVSRMTPVYRAVSTVMIETKGTQLVSFQQVYDTTGAVNEYLQTQLGLIKSRGVAEKVVRELNLTEHPDFDPRQQPKPLINVGGFVSSVQGMLSVTGLVDAPEPAKPLTEAELLDIATKILMDRTSIWVEGKSQLVSISVELPDRLTAAAISNSLASNYIDSQLEAQMEMSLSATTWMNTRLTELRSSLQEAENRLQSYREAEGLVDVNGVATISNNELSLTGDRMIDARRQRAEAESQYRQVESMGSTDWRRLSSVPAVLGNPLIQQFKAEEARTRAKVEELSRRYGERHPAMAAAKSDLSAASASLRAQVEQVVASIERNYQLAVANENSLNASFNKNKEQIQDISRKEFKIRELTRDVESNRSLYETFMTRLRETAATQDVNSSNARIIDQAIAPVQASAPNKKLLIVLAAGLALIFGIALAVIRDILNNTFKSADDVENKLNLPVLGIVPLISNNTKYTAAHLFEHGEDARFCESIRTIRTSLMLADTNHAKKVLVVTSSSPGEGKSTLVANMAFALSQLQRVLLIDADLRRPTLAKSFDFPVGTPGLANLISGSAKVEDCIHNMGNNLDMLPAGAVPPNPLELLASPRFAKFLEMIKERYDHIIIDSPPSQAVSDASLLSTFADSVIYVIKSEATSIPLAQRGVGHLLQSGASLMGVVLNQVDVEKAARSGEYSGYYDHYGYSDRKA from the coding sequence ATGAACAGTCCTGCACGAACGATCCGACAGTGGCAGCCATCGCCGTCGGAAGCAGATAGCGATTACATCGACCTGCGGCGTATCTGGAACGCCATCTGGATGCGCAAGTGGGCCATCGCCCTGTTCGTGGTAGTGATCACGCTGGTCACTGCCTTCGCCGTGTCCCGCATGACACCCGTTTACAGAGCTGTTTCGACGGTGATGATCGAGACCAAAGGCACCCAGCTGGTGTCCTTCCAGCAGGTCTATGACACCACCGGCGCGGTAAACGAATACCTGCAGACCCAACTCGGCCTGATCAAGAGCCGTGGCGTCGCAGAGAAGGTGGTTCGCGAACTCAACCTCACCGAGCACCCAGATTTCGACCCGCGCCAGCAGCCCAAGCCGCTGATCAACGTCGGCGGGTTCGTCAGTAGCGTGCAAGGCATGCTGTCGGTCACCGGGCTGGTCGATGCGCCCGAGCCGGCCAAGCCGCTGACCGAGGCAGAGCTGCTGGATATCGCCACAAAAATCCTGATGGATCGCACCAGCATCTGGGTCGAAGGCAAAAGCCAGTTGGTCAGTATCTCCGTCGAGCTGCCCGATCGACTGACCGCCGCTGCTATCTCCAACTCGCTGGCCAGCAACTACATCGACAGCCAGCTTGAAGCACAGATGGAAATGTCGCTGTCGGCCACCACCTGGATGAACACGCGCCTGACCGAACTGCGCAGCTCCTTGCAGGAAGCCGAGAATCGCCTGCAGAGCTACCGCGAAGCCGAAGGCCTGGTGGATGTGAACGGTGTGGCAACCATCAGCAACAACGAGCTGTCGCTGACGGGTGATCGCATGATCGATGCCCGCCGTCAGCGTGCCGAAGCGGAAAGCCAGTACCGTCAGGTCGAATCCATGGGTTCTACCGACTGGCGTCGCCTGTCCAGCGTGCCTGCCGTACTGGGCAACCCGTTGATCCAGCAATTCAAGGCTGAAGAAGCGCGCACACGTGCCAAGGTCGAAGAGCTGTCGCGCCGTTACGGTGAGCGCCACCCGGCCATGGCCGCTGCCAAGTCGGATCTCAGCGCTGCGTCAGCGAGCCTGCGTGCTCAGGTCGAGCAGGTGGTCGCGAGCATTGAGCGCAACTACCAGCTGGCAGTTGCCAACGAGAACTCCCTGAATGCCTCGTTCAACAAGAACAAGGAGCAGATTCAGGATATTTCGCGCAAGGAATTCAAGATCCGTGAGCTGACCCGCGACGTGGAAAGCAACCGTTCGCTCTACGAGACGTTCATGACCCGCCTGCGCGAAACCGCAGCCACTCAGGACGTCAACTCGAGCAATGCGCGAATCATCGATCAAGCCATCGCTCCGGTTCAGGCCAGTGCGCCGAACAAGAAGCTGCTGATCGTCCTGGCTGCCGGTCTGGCACTGATATTCGGTATCGCCCTGGCGGTGATCCGCGACATCCTCAACAACACCTTCAAGAGCGCCGACGACGTCGAAAACAAGCTGAACCTGCCGGTTCTCGGCATCGTGCCGCTGATTTCCAACAACACCAAATACACCGCTGCGCACCTCTTCGAGCATGGTGAAGATGCGCGCTTCTGCGAGTCGATTCGTACCATTCGTACCAGCCTGATGCTGGCCGATACCAATCACGCGAAGAAGGTATTGGTGGTCACCTCCTCCTCACCCGGCGAAGGCAAGAGCACCCTGGTGGCCAACATGGCATTCGCCCTCAGCCAGCTGCAACGCGTACTGCTGATCGATGCCGACCTGCGTCGCCCGACCCTCGCCAAGAGTTTCGACTTCCCGGTCGGCACCCCTGGCCTGGCCAACCTGATCAGTGGCAGCGCCAAGGTCGAAGATTGCATCCACAACATGGGCAACAACCTGGACATGCTGCCGGCCGGTGCGGTACCGCCAAACCCGCTGGAGCTGCTGGCATCGCCACGTTTTGCCAAGTTCCTGGAGATGATCAAGGAACGCTACGACCACATCATCATCGATTCGCCGCCTAGCCAGGCTGTGAGTGATGCCTCGCTGCTGTCGACCTTCGCCGACTCGGTCATCTATGTGATCAAGTCCGAGGCCACCTCGATTCCACTGGCACAACGCGGCGTAGGCCACCTGCTGCAGAGCGGTGCATCGCTGATGGGCGTGGTGCTTAACCAGGTCGACGTGGAAAAGGCTGCCCGCTCCGGCGAGTACAGCGGCTACTACGACCACTACGGCTACAGCGACCGCAAGGCTTGA
- a CDS encoding polysaccharide biosynthesis/export family protein, whose protein sequence is MSVHRLFKAFSLLLMLAFAATAQANPQYRLSSGDVLKISVFGEPDLSFEEIRLNDAGTFSYPFLGSIEASDKTAGDIERIITDRLKADGYLVDPRVSVSVTTYREFYISGEVKAPGGYPYQPGLTLDRAIALAGGLTERASTKRITIARGTGEARASEKASLDTLVKPGDTITIDQGFF, encoded by the coding sequence ATGTCAGTCCACCGTCTGTTCAAAGCCTTTTCGCTGCTGCTGATGCTCGCATTCGCAGCAACTGCCCAGGCCAATCCACAGTATCGGCTGAGTTCCGGCGATGTGCTCAAGATCAGTGTCTTTGGCGAGCCCGATCTGTCGTTTGAGGAAATCCGCCTCAACGACGCAGGCACCTTCTCCTACCCGTTCCTGGGGTCAATCGAAGCCAGCGACAAAACTGCTGGCGACATCGAACGCATCATCACCGACAGATTGAAGGCCGATGGTTATCTGGTCGACCCCCGCGTCTCCGTCAGCGTGACCACCTACCGCGAGTTCTATATCAGCGGTGAAGTGAAAGCGCCCGGCGGCTACCCCTATCAGCCTGGCCTGACCCTGGATCGCGCCATCGCGCTGGCCGGCGGCCTGACCGAACGCGCCTCCACCAAACGCATCACCATCGCGCGTGGTACAGGCGAAGCCCGTGCTTCGGAAAAGGCCTCGCTCGACACCCTGGTCAAGCCGGGTGACACCATCACCATCGATCAAGGGTTCTTCTGA
- a CDS encoding outer membrane beta-barrel protein, whose product MKLTKILTASLAGTLSTASWATDPASIDLAGFEFTPTLDVTESYDDNYRGLRDGAGSSWITSINPKFLLSAETRNSGYQLEYEFDDQTYHSDDRASHTDHHLRFRSVLEFNSRNRLRWNLGYHRIEETIDLADPDDNENDKYDRSVAGATYSYGTLSGLNQLEFGVNREGIRYRNSGELNADEERDSTMFNTVWYHRLGGSTRSLVELRHTDHDYIRSGSNRDSTNDAALFGATWEATAKTSGTLRLGAERKNFDSDTREDYTSPMWEVGVAWEPRTYSVVKLNTRRAFDEGDDGASTVQDTTTRLSWEHEWSAFIRTDLDYRFSDRDYKAIERQDERTSYGLGVTYSPDRWVDVSLGYRHTENDSSVREKTYDRNIYQLSLSLSL is encoded by the coding sequence ATGAAACTCACCAAGATATTGACGGCTTCGCTAGCAGGTACGCTGTCTACGGCCAGCTGGGCAACCGACCCGGCAAGCATCGACCTGGCTGGTTTCGAGTTCACGCCTACCCTCGACGTTACCGAGAGCTACGACGATAACTACCGTGGCCTGCGTGATGGCGCCGGCTCTTCCTGGATCACCAGCATCAACCCGAAGTTTCTGCTCAGCGCGGAGACGCGCAACAGCGGTTACCAACTCGAGTACGAATTCGACGACCAGACCTACCACTCTGATGATCGGGCCAGTCATACCGATCATCATCTGCGCTTTCGCAGCGTTCTCGAATTCAACTCGCGCAATCGTCTGCGTTGGAACCTTGGGTATCACCGCATCGAGGAAACCATCGATCTGGCGGATCCCGATGACAATGAAAACGATAAGTACGACCGCAGCGTAGCGGGCGCCACTTACAGCTACGGCACGCTGAGCGGTTTGAACCAGCTGGAATTCGGCGTCAATCGCGAAGGCATTCGCTACCGAAACAGCGGTGAACTCAACGCTGACGAAGAGCGCGACAGCACCATGTTCAACACCGTGTGGTACCACCGTCTCGGTGGCAGCACGCGATCGCTGGTCGAGCTGCGCCACACCGATCACGACTACATTCGTAGCGGCAGCAACCGCGACAGCACCAATGACGCCGCACTGTTCGGCGCTACCTGGGAAGCGACCGCCAAGACCTCCGGCACCCTGCGCCTCGGTGCCGAACGCAAGAACTTCGACAGCGATACGCGTGAGGATTACACCAGCCCAATGTGGGAAGTTGGTGTGGCCTGGGAACCGCGAACCTACTCCGTCGTCAAACTCAACACCCGCCGCGCTTTCGATGAAGGCGACGACGGTGCGAGCACGGTTCAGGACACCACCACCCGCCTGAGCTGGGAACATGAATGGTCGGCCTTCATCCGTACGGATCTTGACTATCGCTTCTCCGATCGCGACTACAAGGCGATCGAGCGCCAGGACGAGCGCACCAGTTACGGCCTGGGAGTCACCTACTCCCCGGATCGCTGGGTCGATGTATCACTGGGTTACCGTCACACCGAAAACGATTCGAGCGTGAGGGAAAAAACCTATGACCGGAACATCTATCAGCTGTCGTTGAGCTTGAGCCTCTAG
- the rfaH gene encoding transcription/translation regulatory transformer protein RfaH — protein sequence MSIDVKISDVAWYLIQCKPRHDDKAWEHLNRQGFECFCPHTRTQVIKAGKLVQITQPLFPGYLFLHMEKQGNWAKLRSTRGVSRVVAFCGTPCRIDDAIIEKLKARSLQRVQEKALTAGDRVHISSGPLADMDAIFLAMDGEQRVMLLLRLLNRERRINVPLSQLSILQA from the coding sequence ATGAGCATCGACGTGAAGATTTCGGACGTCGCCTGGTACCTGATCCAGTGCAAACCCCGACACGACGACAAGGCCTGGGAGCACTTGAACAGACAGGGCTTCGAGTGCTTTTGCCCGCACACAAGGACGCAAGTGATCAAGGCTGGCAAGCTTGTACAAATCACTCAACCACTATTTCCCGGATACCTTTTCCTGCACATGGAGAAACAAGGTAACTGGGCAAAATTGCGCTCGACACGCGGAGTCAGCAGGGTCGTTGCTTTTTGCGGAACACCCTGCCGAATAGACGATGCCATTATCGAGAAATTGAAAGCGCGCAGTTTGCAGAGAGTGCAGGAAAAAGCGCTGACCGCTGGAGACAGAGTGCATATAAGCAGCGGCCCGCTGGCTGATATGGATGCAATATTTCTGGCCATGGACGGCGAACAGCGAGTGATGCTGCTGCTTCGCTTACTTAATCGGGAAAGGCGGATCAACGTCCCACTTTCTCAACTCTCTATCTTACAGGCATGA